Proteins encoded together in one bacterium window:
- a CDS encoding MBL fold metallo-hydrolase, translated as MTRVGSYTIEILDTGTFALDGGAMFGVVPKVMWQNKIAADEMNRIPLALRAMLIRGGGKTILVDTGIGEKWSPKLLDLYHIEQTMHPLVTALAAKNIRPEEVTDIITTHLHFDHVGGATMYDANRKLIPTLPNATLHVQRTNWEHAIDPNEKDRASYLPENFLPIKEAGLLHLVDGETEILPGIFVTVSNGHTIGQQTVRVGEGNDAVWYCGDLIPTSAHLPIPWVMGYDLFPMQTIDEKKVLLPIAAKEGWRLFFEHDPHTSSCTIAWTDKGPQIAERDVVE; from the coding sequence ATGACCCGAGTTGGCTCCTATACCATCGAAATACTGGATACCGGCACCTTTGCCCTTGATGGCGGTGCGATGTTCGGCGTGGTCCCGAAGGTAATGTGGCAGAATAAAATCGCCGCCGATGAGATGAACCGGATACCACTCGCGTTACGCGCGATGCTAATTCGCGGCGGCGGGAAGACGATTCTGGTCGATACCGGTATCGGAGAGAAATGGTCGCCGAAACTGCTCGACCTCTATCATATCGAACAAACCATGCACCCGTTGGTAACCGCATTAGCCGCGAAGAATATTAGGCCGGAAGAGGTGACGGATATTATTACAACCCATCTTCATTTCGATCATGTCGGTGGCGCGACGATGTACGACGCGAATCGGAAACTCATCCCTACGCTACCTAATGCAACGCTCCACGTACAACGGACAAATTGGGAACACGCTATCGATCCTAATGAAAAAGATCGCGCGAGCTACCTCCCGGAAAATTTTCTACCCATCAAAGAGGCGGGACTACTTCATCTCGTCGATGGGGAAACCGAGATCCTCCCGGGAATTTTCGTGACGGTGTCGAATGGACACACCATCGGACAACAGACGGTACGGGTCGGTGAAGGGAATGATGCGGTGTGGTACTGCGGTGACTTGATTCCCACCAGCGCACACTTGCCAATTCCGTGGGTGATGGGGTATGACCTGTTCCCGATGCAAACAATTGATGAGAAAAAAGTGTTACTTCCGATTGCGGCAAAAGAAGGTTGGCGACTCTTTTTCGAGCATGATCCGCATACAAGCTCCTGTACTATCGCTTGGACGGACAAGGGTCCCCAAATTGCCGAACGCGATGTCGTAGAGTGA